The nucleotide sequence AGACGGCCGTTTCTAAGCGCAGCACGACGGTTGCGAAACAGCGAGTTGTCGCCTTCGTTGAGCGTCCGCCCCCAGTGGTGCTCGAAGACCTGGCCCTCGTGGAAGTCCTCGAAGGCGTGGCCCTTCGGGACGAGCGCGAAGGCGTCGAAGTCGAGGTCCGCCATCGCGTCGGCGTGCGTAGCACGAACTCATGGGTTGATCCGAGGGGGCACCCCGGCTAGACGCCGTCTGCGAGATGCCCGACACCTCCCTGGGCGACGATACGATGCAGCCTCGCGCGATGAGCGCCGGCGCGACGCTGGCGCTCGTACGCGCCGTACGTGGCATCCGCTACGAGGAGATACCCGCCGACGCGCTCGAGGCGGCCCGCCACTGCCTGCTCGACTTCCTCGGCTGCGCGCTCGCCGGGTCGCGCGAGCCCTTGACCGGCATCCTCCTCGAGTCCGTGGCGCGGTCCGAAGACGGCGGAGCGGCGGCGCTGATCGGCCGCCGCGAGCGCACCACGTGGCTCGCCGCCGCACTCGTCAACGGGGCAGCGGGGCACGCCCTCGACTTCGACGACACCCACACCGTGATGAGCGGCCATCCCTCGGCGCCGGTCCTGCCGGCGCTCCTCGCCCTCGTCGAGAGCGAGGGCGCTGGAGGCCCCCGCCTCCTAGGCGCGCTGGTCGCCGGCATCGAGCTCGAGTGTCGCCTGGGCGCGCTCCTCGGGCCCGGGCACTACGCCGCGGGCTTCCACGCGACGGCCACCCTCGGGGCCTTCGGCGCCGCGGCCGCCAGTGCGCATCTCCTCGGCCTCGACGAGGAGCAGTGGCTCCACGCCCTCGGCCTGGCCGGGACGCAGGCGGCGGGCCTCAAGTCGGCGTTCGGCTCGATGGCAAAGCCGCTTCACGCCGGCCGGGCCGCCGAGACGGGGCTGCTCGCGGCGCTCCTCGCGCGGGGCGGGTTCACCGCGAGCCCGGCGATCCTCGAGGCGCCGCAGGGCTTCGCCGCCACCCACGCCGGCGCGGAGCCGCGCAGCGAGGCGCTCGAGCGCTGGGCGGGTCGCTTCCTCGTCCGCGACACGCTCTTCAAGTACCACGCCGCGTGCTACCTCACGCACGCCGCGATCGAGGCGGCGAGCCGGCTGCGCACGCGCCACGCCCTCGCGCCCGAACGGATCGCCCGCGTCGAGGTGCGAGTCGATCCTTCGCTCCTCGCCGTCTGCGACGTCGCCGAGCCGCGCACCGGCCTGGAGGGAAAGTTCAGCCTGCGGGCGACGACGGCAATGGCGCTCCTCGGCGACGACACGGCAGATCCCGCGACGTTCACCGCGGCGCGCATGTCCGACCCTGGTCTCGTGCGCCTCCGCGATCGGGTCGGCGTGGTCCCCGTCGCGGGCACGGGGCCGACGCGCACGACGGTGCTCGTCGAGACGGAGGCCGGAGCTTTCGAGGCGGCGGCCGACACCGGCGTCCCCGCGACCGACCTCGACGCGCAGCGCGAGCGGCTCACGAGGAAGTTCCTCGCCCTCGCTGCCCCGGTCGTCGGCCGCGCCGGGGCCGAGGCGCTCGCCGCGGCGGCTCTGGGCGCGGACGGGCTCGCGGACGCGGCGGAGCTCCTGCGGCTCGCGCGTCCGGGCTGAGCCCCTCACCTTCCGCTGCCGGCTCGAACTGCGCCGCCGTTCCGTGACGCCGTCCGGTGGGATGATTCAGCGGAAAAGCTCGAGGCGACGCGATCCCCGCGTTGAGAGTCCCGACGCCGGGATCACGGCTGGAGCAGCCGCAGTTTCACGGCCTTGACCAGCTTCGCCTGTCGGTCCTCGTACGTGACCAGGCCGGTCATGCCGAGGGTCAGCGCACTGGCGACGTGGAGAACGTCCAGGCTTCGCGTTCCAAGCAAGGGCGTGTGCCGGCGACTCAGGTCGGCGGCAGTATCGAGGGCGCGCCGCCAGGCGAGGTCGACCAAGCGTAGTCGCCTGGCAACCAGGTCGGCGTCCAAGTCGGCGGTGGCTCCGTCGGCGACTTCACGCGGAACGTCGGTGCGGAAAGCAGCGCGCGCTATCGCGTTGACCAACTCGGCGTAGCCGTGCCGGGTGATGGGCAGCGAGCCGCGGAGCCGTCGGCGCCACGCGCAGAACGCGCGGGACCGTTCGTCATGCAGGTAGAGGCAGCGCAGAGCACGGGGATCGACGTAGATGCGGTCAGCGTTCGCCACGGTCGGCGTCGTCCAGGGCGCGGCGGATCTTGGCGGTAAGCGGCCGCGGCTGGCGCTGACGCAACCGGGCCCAGTAATCGACCACGGGGCTGCGCGGTCGGGTCGGGGGCACGTAAGGCCGGAGCACACACACGGGACGACCGTGGTCGGTCACGATGACCTCCCCCTCCTGTTCCACCAGCGCCCTGACGCGGGGAAATCGAGTACGAAGGTCGCGCACCGAAGCGTTCGGCATATGTGAATTCTACATGATTCACGCGGGGCGCAAGCGCCGCCGATGCACCCTCGTGCCGACGCCACCGGCGTCGTGCTAAGCACCGGGGATGCGAACCTTCGGCGCGCCGGACCTCCGCATGGCGCACGTGACGTGCTCGGGGACGGGGCTGCTCGTGGACTGGCCACGACTGGGGCTTCGGCTGGCGCATGGCTGAGGCGCTCGCGGGGCGAACGGCACTCGTCAGCGGGGCGGGCCGCGGCATCGGTGCGGCCATCGCGCGGGCGCTCGACGCTGCCGGGGCGCGGGTGGCGCTCGTGGCGCGGACCGAACGCGAGCTGCGTGCGGTGGCGGCCGGGTTGGCCCATGATCCCCTCGTCGTCGCCGCCGATCTCGGCACGGCGGCCGGGCCCGACGCGGCGGCGCGTGCGGTGCTGAGCGCGTTCGGCGGGCGCCTCGACGTGCTCGTGAACAATGCGGGCACGCTCCTGCGGAAGGACAGCCACACGGTGACGGTCGAGGAGCTCGATCTCCTCTGGCAGGCGAACGTGCGCTCGGCGCTGCTCCTCACGGCGGCGGTGCTGCCCGCGATGGTCGCGCGGCGTGCCGGGTCGATCGTCAGCATCTCGTCGATCTCGGGGCTGCGCGGTGCCCCGCGGCGGTCGATCTACGCGGCGACCAAGGCCGCGCTCGACGGCATGACGCGCGCCCTGGCGATGGAGTACGGCCCGCAGGGCATCCGCGTGAACAGCGTCGCACCGGGCGTGGTCGAGACGGCGATGTGGAAGGAGCACCTGGCCAGGCCGGGCGTCGCCGAGGCGGTGCTCGACGTGATCCCGACCCGGCGCATCTCGACGTCCGAGGAGGTGGCCGACGTGGTCGTGTTCCTCGCCTCGGATGCGTCGCGGGCGATCACGGGCGAGACGATCGCGGCGGACGGAGGAATCCGGTCGACCGTGAACCTGTGGCCCAAGGTGTGAGCGGCGTCACACGAGCACCTCGCCAGCGACGAGCCGGAGGAGGAAGTCCTCGAGTGGCAGTACCAGCACGCCGTCCTGCCGCAGGCGTTCGCGCCCGAGGTAGACGCCGTAGCCGCGCCGCACCGTCTTCGCCGCCACGAGCTGTGCCAGCGCGGCCGCGTCGCCACGTCGCCAGCGAGACGCCGCCTTCACCTCGATGCCGACATTCCTGCCGCTCCGGGTAAAGACGAAGTCGACCTCCGAGCCCGACGGAGTGCGCCAGTACGCCAGCCGCCCCCTGCACCCCGAGCGGTTCATCCAGGCGCGCAGCTCGTGGAATACGTAAGTCTCGAGCAGGCCGCCACGCTCCTCCGTGCCGAGCGGCTCGCGCACGCGCCCGGCGAGGGCGCGAATGGCACCCGGATCGAAGAAGTAGAACTTGGGGTGAGCAACCTCCTTGATCTTCGCGCGCGGCCGCCATGCGGGCAGCCACACCCCCACCAGGGTGTCCACCAGTATCTCGAAGTATCCCTGGACGGTCGGCCGAGCCACGGCGGCGTCACGCGAGATGGCGGAGACGTTCGTCGCCTGCGCGTTCGCGAGGGCCGCGACCTCGAGGAAGCGGGTGAAAGCGTCGAGTCGCTTGACGAGCGCCTCGGACCGGATCTCCTGCGTGAGGTAGTTCTCCGCGTACGCCTCCAGAATGTCGGCGCGTGCCGCGTCGCTCCCCGTCTCGGCCTGCACGGCGGGGAGTGTGCCGAAGCGCAGGACCCGCTCCACGGCGAAGTCGTCGCCGAGCTCGGAGGCGGTGAGGGGGAAGAAGCGGCGATTGATGACGCGGCCCGCGAGGAGGTTCGCCTGGTCCCGCTTGAGCCGACGGGCGCTCGACCCGGTGAGCGCGAAGCGCCAGCGCCGGGGGTGCTGGACGAGCAGGTGCTGAACCTGGTCGAGAAGTGCCGGCAGGCGCTGGACCTCGTCGACCACGATCCACCGGCCCGGGGGAAGCGCTTCGACCTCCTCGCTGAACCGTCCCGGATCGCGGGTGAGGCGCACCAACTCGCGCTCGAGCAGGAGATCGACCCAATGCGCGTCCGGCAGTACCGTGCGGAGCCAGGTCGTCTTCCCCGTGCCGCGCGGGCCGAAGAGGAAGAACGAGCGTTCCGGAAGCACGAGGTCGCGTGGATACACTGCCAGCAGATTGACGGTAAATCTGCTGGTCGTCAATACACATAGCCCCTCCCCCCCCCCTCGCACGCCAGATCCCAGGCGTCTGGCGCGCGCACGCCGAGGTGCGGTACTACCCGGGCGACCAGCACCCGAGAGGAGCGACGGCATGAGGTTCGACGGCAAGATCGCGATCGTCACCGGAGCCGGATCGGGGTTCGGCGAGGCCATCGCCACCCGCTTCGCCCGCGAGGGCGCACGGGTGGTCGTCGCCGACGTGA is from Deltaproteobacteria bacterium and encodes:
- a CDS encoding MmgE/PrpD family protein; protein product: MPDTSLGDDTMQPRAMSAGATLALVRAVRGIRYEEIPADALEAARHCLLDFLGCALAGSREPLTGILLESVARSEDGGAAALIGRRERTTWLAAALVNGAAGHALDFDDTHTVMSGHPSAPVLPALLALVESEGAGGPRLLGALVAGIELECRLGALLGPGHYAAGFHATATLGAFGAAAASAHLLGLDEEQWLHALGLAGTQAAGLKSAFGSMAKPLHAGRAAETGLLAALLARGGFTASPAILEAPQGFAATHAGAEPRSEALERWAGRFLVRDTLFKYHAACYLTHAAIEAASRLRTRHALAPERIARVEVRVDPSLLAVCDVAEPRTGLEGKFSLRATTAMALLGDDTADPATFTAARMSDPGLVRLRDRVGVVPVAGTGPTRTTVLVETEAGAFEAAADTGVPATDLDAQRERLTRKFLALAAPVVGRAGAEALAAAALGADGLADAAELLRLARPG
- a CDS encoding type II toxin-antitoxin system VapC family toxin translates to MANADRIYVDPRALRCLYLHDERSRAFCAWRRRLRGSLPITRHGYAELVNAIARAAFRTDVPREVADGATADLDADLVARRLRLVDLAWRRALDTAADLSRRHTPLLGTRSLDVLHVASALTLGMTGLVTYEDRQAKLVKAVKLRLLQP
- a CDS encoding SDR family oxidoreductase, translating into MAEALAGRTALVSGAGRGIGAAIARALDAAGARVALVARTERELRAVAAGLAHDPLVVAADLGTAAGPDAAARAVLSAFGGRLDVLVNNAGTLLRKDSHTVTVEELDLLWQANVRSALLLTAAVLPAMVARRAGSIVSISSISGLRGAPRRSIYAATKAALDGMTRALAMEYGPQGIRVNSVAPGVVETAMWKEHLARPGVAEAVLDVIPTRRISTSEEVADVVVFLASDASRAITGETIAADGGIRSTVNLWPKV
- a CDS encoding ATP-binding protein; protein product: MASPNPDPAPVTIAILPSNLMPSLLSGAGRPGSTAPRRARARRLGSGVRGGGEGLCVLTTSRFTVNLLAVYPRDLVLPERSFFLFGPRGTGKTTWLRTVLPDAHWVDLLLERELVRLTRDPGRFSEEVEALPPGRWIVVDEVQRLPALLDQVQHLLVQHPRRWRFALTGSSARRLKRDQANLLAGRVINRRFFPLTASELGDDFAVERVLRFGTLPAVQAETGSDAARADILEAYAENYLTQEIRSEALVKRLDAFTRFLEVAALANAQATNVSAISRDAAVARPTVQGYFEILVDTLVGVWLPAWRPRAKIKEVAHPKFYFFDPGAIRALAGRVREPLGTEERGGLLETYVFHELRAWMNRSGCRGRLAYWRTPSGSEVDFVFTRSGRNVGIEVKAASRWRRGDAAALAQLVAAKTVRRGYGVYLGRERLRQDGVLVLPLEDFLLRLVAGEVLV